The following is a genomic window from Triplophysa rosa linkage group LG11, Trosa_1v2, whole genome shotgun sequence.
tgagcagctatacagtctagaacaactaaaacattgacgtgcttgtacacattatatatatgcaatacatttaaccatgcttatttcttaagcaagtttttcattttttttcatgtcttaagaagagaaaacacgtttctcgtccatttccgttcgtggcctcgagcacacatgggatcttttttaaagggacactccacccaaaaacgaaaattctgttatggattactcaccctctagttcaGTGtatcccaaccctggtcctcggggcacaccttccagaatgttttagatctttccctatataaaacacctgattcaactcatcaatcaggtgtttcatatagggagagaactaaaacattctggagggtgtgccccgaggaccagggttgggaaacactgcaattgttccaaacctgtataaatttctttgttcggttgaacacaaagatatttggtagaatgttagcaactgaaaattctttggcatcattgactaccatagcagaaaaaaatataacggtagtcaaaggtgacccagaattgtctgctttcctaaatcccccaaaacatattttgagttcatcagaacaaaaaatacacacaatacctaggaaaccattcagataagtaaatatagcaatataaacgtcttttggcagttgttaactttgatttgacaccggaaaataattgggctagtttttaTTCCCTTTGGGCgagttttgaggggtcattgggctgctttcaggaagctagttagcaagatccctgtgaccagcagcaatgacaaggtaagccaacatttacatgatgactagctagaattctatataatctagttcagtgatgagatgggactattttgtatttaaatacctttgaaaaaaattaattgtattttgtatttaaatgtgtttaatcttagtatttttgtattttcaaactgaaatagtttttgccaatcaacctccttataAGACTGCACGGATGGGCAGTgtattcaaatacatccatttgaaatacaaaatactattacaaaataatagtattttgtaatagtattttgaatttaaatggatttaatctaatatttttttgtatttatttgtgtatagcctagttaattcaagaaatcagcagtctaaagaggttgattggcaaaaagtattttgtattttgaaaatacaaaaatacaaagacttcttttagaatgttaagttctacttctgtagttattttggtgaaagtaactcaaaagtaatacaggagtcatgtaacgtattacaattctgagacagtaatatataatatattataatataatataatattgtactttaaggggcagttgtggcctaatggttagagagtcggactcgtgaccagaaggttgccggttcgatttccagggccggcgggtaacaactgaggtgcccttgagcaaggcaccttacccctacttgctccccggacgctgtagtgatagctgcccactgctccgggggtacgtgtgttcactactctctggatgggttaaatgcagaggtcacatttcgttgccttgtaccttcgtacatgtgcaatgacaataaattgaatctaaatctaaaatctaatctaaatctacttttaaataacagtaacaagtaatctgtaatgtattacagtttggaagtaattTGCACAACACTGCAGAGGAACCACATCATGAAGTGTTGAAAGTATGACAATATGTTGTAAAATTATACAGTCATGCGGGAGGAAGTGCACAGTTAATCTTTTTCCTGTTCTGTTTTAATGCTGAAATATGTTCAACCATTTATAATGCATGTTTATAGttaccattgtcattttaagGGTATTTATGaacttttaaacttaaaaaaaggaTTGCAATGAATATTAGAACATAAAAGGGACACCATTAAAACTTaagtaaattattatatttattataaattattatatgtattattattacaaagTGATTAgttatataaatatgtaaaataaattacagTTTTACTTTGATTCATTTTTTGTAGAGTTTGGCGCTCAAAAGACCTGTTTGATTTGGTGTCTATTGACCTGTTTGATTTTAATATCATGCTGCCTCACGtcccttttttattttacttggttGTACTGgattattttgctttatttattttaatatatttacctAGGATTCGGTTTAGTTTCAATGTGTTGAGCCTGTCATGTCTTCTGTTGAAAGCCTTTTTTGCCTCTGCTGTAatttaaactttaataaatgagtgttaatttatttattaaataatgtaataaataattatttttataaaaaataaagtaaaactttgGCGCTCATAGGTGACGAGAACCTACTGACGTCATTGGCGTGCACCGGAAGTAATGTTGACAAGCGGCGGCTCCTGGCGTCAGTTGCTGCTGTCAGATATTTTCTAAACATGTTCTGaagtatatttaacatttttctctgttttgtttgttttcatgctGCCTGAATGCTCAAGTAAAGTAGCGTTAATTCAACGACTTCCTGACGAAAAACGGATATTTAAGTGGAAGATAATAATTGTGCAATGTAATGTCAAAATAATCAATAATTCATGACGGAAACCGAGTGGACGCGATATGCAGATTATTTATTCGTTTAGACGGTTTTCCATCGAAAGAAGGTATATGTTTATGCGCTTGTCCAaaataaatgcttattttgattttattctTGAACTGTATTGATCACATTTAATAACGTGATATATCTAACCATATTTAGCTAGAATATAGAATACAGACGGTTTGAATGTCActtaaattgaaatgaaaaaatacGAGTATCAGTTAGAATAGAAAAAATACaagttttcattcatttattttatttattaagcacTTGAAAACTACACACATCACCAGACAAACATatataataaagcaaaacaaaacgaaaaacTGTAAGGTATCCCTTAAAATCTATAATTTCATCATCGCTTTCTTTGTGCACAGAGGCGGTCAGTTTGTTTGTATCATAAGAGAAAAATAGTTGGACcacaacttttttaaataatgttaatagcAGACACCAGCACTGTTTAGGTGATGTCAAAGCCAAGCGTCACCCTGGAGGACGAGGAGAAGAAGAGTTGCTCTGCTGGTGCAAACTCAGAGCAAGCAGAGAGTTCACCTAACTTGAACTGCAATGATCCCCCACGCTCCATACCCGATCGGTCTGTGTTAcatacttttttgttgttttatgtaccttctttttcttttacagTCTTATATTTACTTGCTTAGTCATTGTGGCATATCACCCCACAGATTGAATTTGGAGCCATCCATAATCGCTACAGAGACAAGCCCCTCCCCGTCTAATAATGGAACAACCCTTCTGTCATTGCCATGGGAGATAGTTACCCAGATTGCCTCTCACCTCCCTGCTCAATGTGTCATTAATGTGCTACCACAGGTAATTTTGCTATTGCTCATACTTACAGTTTTACTATGCAAAGAACTTACAGCATGCTTTTTACAAACACAATTCCCCTGGAAGCACATGGCTGTTTTCTATGTTTAGGTATGTCAGGCATTGGGAAGGATTGGCGAGGACCACCTGGTGTGGCAGCTTCGGGCTCACAAACTCTCCGGCCGACAGACCTCTTTTCCTGTAGGACCAAAGGATGACTTTGATTGGTCCAAGGCCTGTTTGGAGATGGAACAGCTGATTGGTTTATGGACACCGCAAGAGGACCACACAGATAGACAAGAACAGAGAGAAGTTCCTGATGATTTGGCACCAGGGGCAGCTGGTGAAGTGCATGGTGAAGTACAAGCTGCCGGAGAGAATCCGGCTGAGATGCGGATGGATGTGGAATTATATGGTGCTGCAGAAGTCGGGGACGGAAATATGCCAGTTAGTTCTCAGAATGACCCTCAGGGGATGGAAGCTGACCCTACAACATTCTCTAGCTCTTCTTCACCATTGGAGCACATCGTACTCCCTTCTGGCCACATTGCAGATGTGAATTGTGTCCTGCTGCTGGGTGGAGAGGGGGCGCTGTGTGCCTCCGGCTCCCGGGACAGAAACGTGAACCTCTGGGATCTTCAGCAGGGCTCCAGAGGCACGTTAGTGCGTACGCTAAGTGACAGTGGTTTTATTAGCACACACAGGGGTTGGGTGTGGTGCCTGGCATCGAGTGGACCACTGTTGGCATCAGGATCGCTTGACAGCACCATCAGACTGTGGGATCTTGCAGCGGGAGGGGCCGCGCGGGGTCTCATTCGATGCAAAGCTGCTGTATTGTGTCTGTCCTGTGAGAGAGACACTGTGCTGGCTGGATCACATGATCAGAAATTAAGCATCTATGACACCCGATGTGAGTGTTATGGTTTTAGTCAAATATCTTGTAATTAATTGAATTAGGCCTATAAAGCAACCAACACAGAAACAGACACAGTAAagttataaaaaatgttaaaacattgatgcggtctatttctttttttataatactttacttttattattgtaatttgAACATTATTGTTGTCACGTGTCATTTATGCATTATAGCTGCAGAGCCATTGGTCAAGAGTCTTCGTCTCCATAGTGATGCGGTGTTGTGCCTGGCATCTGATGACCAGTTTATATTATCTGGCAGTAAAGATCAAACCGTTGCTCTGTATGACCGAAGGGCAGGAAAACTTCTGCAGAAAGTTAAGGTATTGTGCCAGCTGTACAAAAAATGAAGTGATCTTTGTAAAAGTCAGCTAACGCATCATGTCTGTGAATGTGTACAGCTTAGCTCCTACCTACTGTCGATGTCCTACAGCGGTCGAGAGGTGTGGGCCGGAGATAACCGAGGACTCGTCCACACCCTTTCCTTGCACAACAACTCCCTGACACCCGTATCCCAGTTCAACATCCACAGCGCGATGGTCACGGGCATCCATTATTCTCCCGGTACTCTCTACACGTGCTCCTCTGACCGGACTGTCAAGGTAAAGCTTCTGTctgttcaaaaatgtatgattcaAGCTTATCTGCAGCTCACGTCTCTTTTTTAATGCAGGTCCACCTCCCATGTTCCCCACCCAAAACACTGCGTACACTTCACCATCAGGTGGGGGTAAACAGGGTACGCTCAGACTTTCCTTGTTTCCACATCAAATCCTGATGTGTTATGAATAGTTAAATGTTTGGACTGATTTGGCTTAATAAATGTTCATCTTGTTTCTTTTCAGTTGAGTGTTGAAGCAGAAACACTGGCTATCGCTTCTGTTGACATGAACGTTGAAGTTTGGAGGCCCAGATGCTGAGTGACAGTGAACATTGGACAGTGATGTCATACACATGATGTCACTACATTATTTTCTATGCATTATACTtggaattttgtttttatttgatgaaatctGACATTCCGTTTCCAGAATAATGCTAAACATAACAGTACCTTATTACACAGGAACACCAcaactgttttattttcaaGATAGAGATGGTTGAGTTTAGTTTGTGTGATTACAAAATCTTTACTTAAAGGATTCAACAATACTATGACTGAATTGTGTGACTGTTAACAATAGACTGAAGATACACAGTGACAAACTACATACATCTGAAGCACATCTACAGTTGAAAAGATTAAGTTAGTTTTTAATTTGTGAAGAATCTTTGTAAAATATGACGGTTCTCTTCTGTCGAAGTTAATATTACTTAAATTGCACTACATGTATTGAATGTAAACTGTTCACTCATGTGAAATACCAAATAgaaatgcttttatttgttgtttatttactgCAGAGACAGTGCTGTTGCTCTGAGCATCTTAAAGTcaaattgttcatttaaatgtaacattctaACAGACTTTATGAATGTAAATTTGTTCATTCAGTTGTATTTATTACTCATCAtgataaacaaaacaacacaaacaaaactaatAAACACTTATTGGCCGGGCTTGTTGACGGTGAATGGAGTTTGGATCACTGACAGCGGTTGTTGATCACAGAAGCACACATGTCTTCTTGTCTTTGAATGGGTTAGAGGATGCAGCGATTCCTGTAAGCAGTGGATCAGCTCTCCTGTGTTCCTGACAGTACTGAACCAGCTGCTCCGCTGCTGCCGAAATCTGACAGAAACAGCACAAAATCTTCACTCTCATCCTTATAAAAGCAGTTGACATTTTAAGCCATGACTTCAGTGCTATAGCAAACCCATTAGATTTTTGTCATTGCTTTATAATGATTGTACAGTTTCTATGACACTACAAGAATGTTTTTGTGTTGAAGTTTGTGTTAGAATGTATAATCtgtattctttatatttttattgtagagcaacaaatgttaaaaataatttcagaGCAATATGGTGGTAAAACTATTGAGATTGCAATACAAAAACCTATTTGATTTTaattgaataaaagcatctgccaaatgcatacatgtaaataaaaaatcatataagccaactataataaatactacTGTGTTCAATTGAAGCTAACTGcagtttgtaaatattttaaacctTTGAGAATAAATAATAGGCAATATATACTGTCACGTAGACACTAAGGTGCTTGTGTATCTGATGGATAAATCTCACCTTGATTCTCTGCAGTTCTGTCTCCAGCCTCAACTGCTCCACGGTTCTTCTGGCTTGAAGAATATTATTACTGCAGTAGACATCCATCATTGCTGGAGGACCTTCAGTTTCTCACTCTAAAAAACCCAAACCCAGATTATAAGCATTTAACGGtatataaaaacacatgacTGTAATTTTACCTCAAGAGCCCATTAGGTCTGTTTTAAATCCAGCATATAACGTTCTTGTTTCTGTGAGATGTTGGAAGAGTGGGTGACCAGTTTGTCTAGGGGTTTATATCTAAACCCCACTGACACAAACACTGCTATAAGCTTCAAAGTCTCTGTGATGTGTATGGGTTTGGAGGTCACATCAACAAACGTCATATCATAAATGTCATGAAAGTTCAGCACAGTTTGattctaataaataaaaaataacatgttacttttatttaacttcatttatacaaaatgttactttaaatcgtaaaaataaatatacgtgtttatattatatataaatttcccccttaatatgtttattttaaatggtttGTTCGTGGTTAATTATCACTGCTTACTGatgttaaatgtaataataacaacatttttttaaatattaaatgtacAGATTAATAAATAGCAAAATTCAATGTTActttaaatctttaaaagaaatatacagAAACGAAACTTGCGGAAAACAAAATCTTGCGTTTTAACGAGTTCGCCTTTGGTTAGGACCTTCGCGCTTGCCGTAGTTGTTTGGAACATGACATGTGGATGCTCGGATGTGCAGGATTGAGTTGAAATCAGCGATAAACTACATTACACATACGGGCattgaaataatttttataatcaCAGGGtaagtaaaatgtttatttaaaagatttatcgATCATCGTCACAATTCGTCGGAAACGTAAACAAATCTGCGCATGCGTTTGAAGGTGTTTAAACCTTGATCAATTATTGACACTGTTAGAAGTCTTTGATCCtagtattttttttcattactGTAGATCACATGTACATGATTTGTAAGAACTGTGGTATAAACAACATGAACCGTAATACCTTAGTACTTCTTGAAGTACCTTTAAATACCAGGTAAcaggttaaataaataatgtaacttAAATATCATAGTATCATGGTAATACCATCTGGTACTGTTGTAATGGAATATATGGTATTTTAGCATGTTTCACTAACATACATGTACACGTGTGATTGTAGATAAGAGTGATAATGGCCCACCAGGCCCCATCTGTGGCGAGGGAAGCTGTGTTAAAGGAAAGCAGTCCATTGCCAGACGATATGCCCCGGATTAAGGGTTATGACTTCAACCAGGGGGTGGATCACAAAGCCCTGCTGCAGTCCTACCTCACCACAGGCTTTCAGGCCAGCAGCTTTGCCCTGGCTGTGCAAGAGATCAATAAGATGGTGAGCGTGCAGGACACGCTCGGAAATCTGTCATGCAcacatttgtttcatttctcaataataaagttaaaacaTTCAGCTTTACAGTATCTTTGTGTTATTATAGATAGAGAAGAGACTACAGGTAGTGCAGGAGGAAAGCAGCGATTCTCAACAGTCAGATTCAGGCTGCACCATTTTTCTGGGCTACACCTCCAACCTTATCAGCTCAGGTGTACGAGAGAGCATTCGCTACCTCGCACAACACAAAATGGTACGTCATGTCTGACTATAGTACTTGCAGTTCTGAATGCATTATCTGTTCTGTTTTGCTCTGAAGCAAACAGTACGTTTATGCAGTcagtatttgtgtttttgtaggtTGATGTGATAGTGACCACAGCAGGAGGAATAGAAGAAGACCTTATCAAATGTTTAGCGCCCACGTTTCTTGGAGAGTTCAGTCTGCGTGGGAAAGACTTACGACAGCAGGGCATTAATAGGTAAGAGGACAGTTTATAAACAATGCGACATTCATATCAttctatacattttaataaatgtaattactagggatgcacgataaattatcggccatatcggtattggccgataaattgttgtttttaatattatcGTATCGACCGATAATacaatttaggccgatatattatagcctataaatcatttcctccggttaaacttcttcagctgcacactACTGTACagcactgtctttctgtcatgatcattcacttactgctattagcaaaacattgttgatgtaggtacagtatgtagagacaatatttatgaatgtgtaaattataggagcAAAAGCATATTGCTTGAATCAGACTggtgtctgaatgctttctgtcttgagacctgttagactcgtgggctattaagaacatttttctgggttgctctggaaaaACATctgtaatttgtttattaaataaaaaatataccagaaaagtttgaaggttaaagaatcgttaactagaGTAAAGTAGGTTTGGTACATGATTTAAAGGACCTTGTTTTCCGcagtaaatgttttcaaataaaagcagttgtacactttttgccttttgtttcagtcttagggaattttatattaatattagggctttcacgataaaccgacgataaatatcacgtgatttatgcacagcttttgagtgaagtacgggaaaatgctgctgcatccgaaagccagagggcgctctcgtgcggaaactccaaatacgcactgcagaagaagaccataacaccttctagaatctaggaaatgcatatggacatctttttatcactgttactcaagcctcatcaggtatttttatgatgaagtatataatgatcatgtttgacgggtgttgctttttcaaatgcacattataagcgactcaaactcgtgctgcttttagatcgagcagcatttcctactgatcccagagccgtgcttcacggacaagctacatattaaaaaatatcgacacattgcatatcgcagccagcttgatttcagtaggatttagtggtatcgcgataaatcatcgtgcagccctaatatttagatactgtatattggcAAATATATcagttatcggcttccaatgttaaagaattatcggttatcattatcggccaaaatttacatatcagtgcatccctagtaaTTACTGTATGTTGTGTCTTCTAGAATAGGGAACCTCCTGGTACCGAATGATAATTACTGTAAGTTTGAAGATTGGCTGATGCCTATTCTAGACCAAATGGTGCTGGAACAAAAGACTgaggtaaacattttttttttacatttgctgGATTTCCACATACCATTTTAAAAGTACCTTTGAGTACCGTGTAAACATTATAATACAGAAAAATAGTAAACATTGAGCATCATGGTAAATAAATATCacctttgcttgtttttttcactaatagtatttttttcagatttagagtaaatataaatattagggACATTCAGATTTAGAATAAAcgtaaatattatgtaaatgttagttaaaTTTGTTCATTCAAAACCTTTGTGCACTCATTAAATGGTTATGTATTTTGTTACTCTTATTCAAGTTGAATTTTATGAGTATGTGTAATATTGTTCCATGTTTTTATGTCAGGGCACACACTGGACACCCTCAAAAATGATCCACAGACTGGGCAAAGAAATCAACGACCCAGATTCGGTTTACTACTGGGCCTACAAGGTAAAGTTCTCAAATGTCACATCTCCCAGTGACCGAACAACAGAAACGGTCAATGTCTCAAAGAACCTTTGTCTTGTTTGTCAGAATGACATCCCAGTGTTTAGCCCCGCCCTCACCGACGGTTCATTGGGCGATATGATCTACTTCCACTCGTACAAGAACCCCGGGCTAGTGCTTGATATTGTGGAGGGTGAGTTTCTCAGGATTGGGTACAAATGCACGTTTTATAATGCAGGAGTTATTTAATCTTGGTATTTTTTACCTTTGCAGATATTCGAAGATTGAACAGCAAAGCCGTGTTTGCCAAGAGCACGGGAATGATCATTCTCGGAGGAGGTCTTGTTAAACATCATATCTCTAATGCTAACCTCATGGTAATCACTTGAACCCAAAAGAAAACACAATGTTGGCGTCGTCAGTGAAATGTTACCCACTGGTCTCGTCTCATTTATCGCTCTCAGAGAAATGGAGCGGATTTTGCTGTGTTTGTCAACACCGGAC
Proteins encoded in this region:
- the dhps gene encoding deoxyhypusine synthase, whose translation is MAHQAPSVAREAVLKESSPLPDDMPRIKGYDFNQGVDHKALLQSYLTTGFQASSFALAVQEINKMIEKRLQVVQEESSDSQQSDSGCTIFLGYTSNLISSGVRESIRYLAQHKMVDVIVTTAGGIEEDLIKCLAPTFLGEFSLRGKDLRQQGINRIGNLLVPNDNYCKFEDWLMPILDQMVLEQKTEGTHWTPSKMIHRLGKEINDPDSVYYWAYKNDIPVFSPALTDGSLGDMIYFHSYKNPGLVLDIVEDIRRLNSKAVFAKSTGMIILGGGLVKHHISNANLMRNGADFAVFVNTGQEFDGSDSGARPDEAVSWGKIRMDATPVKVYADAAIVFPLLVAETFAHNASRLIKDKKSN
- the gng14 gene encoding GGL domain-containing protein, which produces MMDVYCSNNILQARRTVEQLRLETELQRIKISAAAEQLVQYCQEHRRADPLLTGIAASSNPFKDKKTCVLL
- the fbxw9 gene encoding F-box/WD repeat-containing protein 9, producing the protein MSKPSVTLEDEEKKSCSAGANSEQAESSPNLNCNDPPRSIPDRLNLEPSIIATETSPSPSNNGTTLLSLPWEIVTQIASHLPAQCVINVLPQVCQALGRIGEDHLVWQLRAHKLSGRQTSFPVGPKDDFDWSKACLEMEQLIGLWTPQEDHTDRQEQREVPDDLAPGAAGEVHGEVQAAGENPAEMRMDVELYGAAEVGDGNMPVSSQNDPQGMEADPTTFSSSSSPLEHIVLPSGHIADVNCVLLLGGEGALCASGSRDRNVNLWDLQQGSRGTLVRTLSDSGFISTHRGWVWCLASSGPLLASGSLDSTIRLWDLAAGGAARGLIRCKAAVLCLSCERDTVLAGSHDQKLSIYDTRSAEPLVKSLRLHSDAVLCLASDDQFILSGSKDQTVALYDRRAGKLLQKVKLSSYLLSMSYSGREVWAGDNRGLVHTLSLHNNSLTPVSQFNIHSAMVTGIHYSPGTLYTCSSDRTVKVHLPCSPPKTLRTLHHQVGVNRLSVEAETLAIASVDMNVEVWRPRC